In the genome of Clostridia bacterium, the window CGGCAGAAGATAATGTCGTTGCGCTGCGGAAGGAACTCGGTTTTCAGATTGTGAAAATCGAAATGAACCATGTCCTTGACGCTGCTTTTGATGGCGTAGCGATCGCCGATCTTGTCGAAATAACGCAGGCGATAGGTGTAGTCCACTGGTTCGAGCTGATGCTCAGGATAGGTGCCCTCCTGCGCCGTACGCAGTACTGAATAATTTATGTCCGACGCAAGAATCTCAACCCGCCACGGGGGAGGGATGAGCGGTTTGGGCGACGGCATATCGAACGGAAGCGGATTGCGCAGGTAGTAGTAAGCCAGCGCGTCGGCAACGAGCATTGCCAGCGTGTAAGGCTCCTGACCGGTGGAGCAGCCTGCGCTCCATATGCGAATTGACCAGTCGCGGCGCTCCTGCTTGCGACGCAGAAGTTCTTCGAATGTAGTCTTGTGAAAGAGATCGAGCTGGGGCTTGTTGCGGAAAAAGCTAGTTTCGTTGACCGTGAGGTTCTCGACGAGCACGTTGAGTTCGGGCTTGCCCTCGCGGCTGGTGAGCAACCGGTAATAGCTGTAGAACGAGTCCAGGCCGCAGGCTTTGACGCGCCGCTGAAGGCGATCCTGCAGAAAATGGTTGCGGCGCTCATCGAAGTACATGCCGCACTCCTGGTAGATGAGCGTCTGCAGCAATTTCAGTTCGGCCTCGGTCAGATTGAGGGAAACGGATGGTGTGGCCATTCTCGCTATACCAGCCTCTGGAATCGGGTGATGGGGTAATCGGTTGTTGATCTCAAGATCACTTGGTCTTACCCGGTTCCTTGTCATGCGGGCAACCACCCGCGCAGCAATACTCGTTAAGCCTCGGCAGTCTGGGCCGCAGCCATTTCTCCGATACGGCGCAACTCTCCACGTTGAAGGATTTTCGTGAGATCGATCAGGATGATGAGGCGGCCACGCAGCTTGCCAACTCCGGTCACGTAGTTCAGTTCGCCTTCCTCGAAGACGTTGGGTGGCGGTTCGACGTCGGCTGGCGGGATCTTGAGAACCTCGCTGGCGGCGTCAACGATGAGGCCGACCATCTTTCCTTCTATCTCAGAGACGATGATGCGGTTCTTCTTGCCGGCAACGATCTCGCGCTCTCCGAAGCGCTTGCGGAGGTCGATGATGGAAATGATCTTGCCGCGAAGATTGATGACGCCCTCGATGTAGTCCGGCGAGTCTGGCACGGACGTGATCTCGGGCACGCGCACGATTTCATGCACGAGCGCGATAGGCACGCCAAAAACCTCGCGCCCAACGCGGAACCCGACGATGTGAAGGTCTTTCGCCATAAGCGCCTCGTTAGCCCCGTGCGGCGAGGGCGTACTTGCTTCCCGCCAGTTGGTGGTGCTCGTCCTCGGCGCGGCGATTTGCAGCACCGCGGGCACCGGCAGCGTCAATGACGAAACGGTCCATGTTGTCGAGCATGGAGCGAGCCATCTTGGACATCTGTTCGGCCGAAGCCGCCAGTTCGGTAGCGCCGGAGGTGGACTGCTGCACCATCTCGCGCATGCGTTCCATGGCTCGGGCAACAGCCTGGGCGCCACCTGCCTGCTCTTCCACCGAAGAGCTGATCTCGTGCGTGATTTCGTTCAGGCGCGTGGTGGCTCTCGCGATCTGCGATGAACCGTGCGACTGCTCGTTCGTTGCCGCGCCAATTTCCTGCGCGAACTTGTAGACCTCGGTAACGACGTTGGAAATCTTCTTTAGCGCCATGCTGAGGTCGTTGCCGAGCGTGAGGCCTTCGTTGACGATACCCGTGCTGCGGTCCATGTTTTCGACCGCCTTGCGAGCTTCTTTTTGAATGCTCTGGATAAGCTCGGAAATTTCCTTCGTGGATTGCGCGGACTTCTCGGCGAGCTTGCGAACTTCATCGGCTACGACGGCGAAGCCGAGGCCGTGTTCACCGGCGCGCGCAGCTTCAATGGCTGCGTTAAGCGCCAGGAGATTCGTCTGCTCGGAGATGTCGTCGATTACCTCGATGATCTTTCCAATGTCGTCGGCGCGTTGGCCTAGGGCGGCGATGATCTCAGCTGAGGAGCCGATCGTGACATTG includes:
- a CDS encoding CheR family methyltransferase yields the protein MATPSVSLNLTEAELKLLQTLIYQECGMYFDERRNHFLQDRLQRRVKACGLDSFYSYYRLLTSREGKPELNVLVENLTVNETSFFRNKPQLDLFHKTTFEELLRRKQERRDWSIRIWSAGCSTGQEPYTLAMLVADALAYYYLRNPLPFDMPSPKPLIPPPWRVEILASDINYSVLRTAQEGTYPEHQLEPVDYTYRLRYFDKIGDRYAIKSSVKDMVHFDFHNLKTEFLPQRNDIIFCRNVMIYFDEAEQKRLISKFWRCLNSEGYLFVGHAESLFGLTDKFRMIHLNNGTAYQRIEVANP
- a CDS encoding chemotaxis protein CheW → MAKDLHIVGFRVGREVFGVPIALVHEIVRVPEITSVPDSPDYIEGVINLRGKIISIIDLRKRFGEREIVAGKKNRIIVSEIEGKMVGLIVDAASEVLKIPPADVEPPPNVFEEGELNYVTGVGKLRGRLIILIDLTKILQRGELRRIGEMAAAQTAEA